One stretch of Gemmatimonadaceae bacterium DNA includes these proteins:
- the tsaE gene encoding tRNA (adenosine(37)-N6)-threonylcarbamoyltransferase complex ATPase subunit type 1 TsaE, with amino-acid sequence MSRRASSRHAAMPDAQLTESELIAWGERFGAECQAPMTATVGGVERARPLIVAIEGDLGAGKTTLARAICRGFGVTEDVTSPTFALVHRYESGRAPVYHLDLYRLAGPGDLTNLGWDDIMNEPALVLVEWPERAGDRLPAAALRVRLSHLSASPAMRALHVESR; translated from the coding sequence GTGTCACGACGTGCGTCGTCCCGTCACGCGGCCATGCCGGACGCGCAACTGACGGAATCCGAACTCATCGCCTGGGGCGAGCGGTTCGGCGCGGAATGCCAAGCTCCGATGACCGCGACCGTCGGCGGCGTGGAGCGCGCCCGCCCGCTGATCGTCGCGATCGAAGGTGACCTGGGGGCGGGGAAGACGACGCTCGCGCGCGCCATCTGTCGCGGGTTCGGCGTGACCGAAGACGTGACCAGCCCGACGTTCGCGCTCGTCCACCGATACGAGTCGGGTCGGGCGCCTGTGTATCACCTCGATCTCTACCGACTGGCGGGCCCCGGGGACCTGACGAATCTGGGCTGGGACGACATCATGAACGAGCCGGCGCTGGTGCTCGTCGAATGGCCCGAACGAGCTGGCGATCGGCTTCCGGCGGCGGCCCTGCGGGTGCGGCTCTCGCACCTTTCGGCCTCCCCGGCCATGCGGGCGCTCCACGTGGAATCACGATGA
- the tsaB gene encoding tRNA (adenosine(37)-N6)-threonylcarbamoyltransferase complex dimerization subunit type 1 TsaB, translating into MITLALDASTYVGTVAVFGDGRLLAEGETAMRGRDVERLMPAVSRALDEAGVAVRDVRRVVCGDGPGSFTSLRIAASIAKGIAMGCRAELLRVSSLALIPAGAPDLAVGSYLGALDALRGEAYFQRFRREPSGTVVPESRFYLGPLEAVTKAAADLPARIAAPEDLLALLASVGEVAHGALVALAPHARGVARLEGALEPADLATWEPRYGRLAEAQVKWEAHHGRSLPAS; encoded by the coding sequence ATGATCACGCTCGCCCTCGACGCCTCAACGTACGTGGGCACCGTGGCGGTGTTCGGCGACGGCCGGCTGCTCGCCGAAGGCGAGACCGCCATGCGCGGCCGCGACGTCGAGCGACTGATGCCGGCGGTGTCCCGGGCGCTCGACGAAGCGGGGGTCGCCGTGCGCGATGTGCGGCGCGTGGTGTGTGGGGACGGGCCGGGAAGCTTCACGAGCCTCCGCATCGCGGCGTCGATCGCCAAGGGGATCGCGATGGGTTGCCGGGCCGAACTGCTGCGGGTGTCGTCGCTCGCCCTCATTCCGGCTGGGGCGCCGGACCTCGCCGTCGGCTCGTACCTGGGAGCGCTCGATGCGCTGCGCGGCGAGGCCTACTTCCAGCGCTTCCGGCGCGAGCCATCGGGCACCGTTGTGCCGGAGAGCCGTTTCTATCTTGGACCCCTCGAGGCGGTGACCAAGGCAGCAGCCGATCTCCCGGCGCGGATCGCCGCGCCTGAGGATCTGCTCGCGCTCCTGGCTTCGGTGGGCGAAGTGGCGCATGGCGCGCTGGTGGCGCTCGCGCCACATGCCCGGGGGGTGGCCAGGCTGGAGGGCGCGTTGGAGCCCGCCGATCTGGCGACGTGGGAGCCACGCTACGGCCGCCTGGCCGAGGCGCAGGTGAAGTGGGAAGCACACCACGGCCGTTCACTCCCGGCCTCGTGA
- the rimI gene encoding ribosomal protein S18-alanine N-acetyltransferase, whose protein sequence is MSAVIEPAVLADTEEISVIEQAVFGDPWSANSFRALPGDPRVYFACARTPPVAAAAGDAGSTPRLGAGAPQGVLGYVVAIFAADEGEIANLAVSPAAQGKGVGGRLLDATLAEAARRRCTALYLEVRESNAAARKLYGSRGFAEIGRRMGYYQKPVEDALLLRRLVASRLK, encoded by the coding sequence GTGAGTGCAGTCATCGAGCCCGCAGTGCTTGCCGACACCGAGGAGATCTCGGTGATCGAGCAGGCCGTATTCGGTGATCCGTGGTCGGCCAACTCATTCCGGGCGCTCCCAGGCGACCCGCGCGTGTACTTCGCGTGCGCGAGGACGCCGCCGGTTGCCGCGGCGGCCGGCGACGCGGGTTCCACGCCGCGCCTTGGAGCGGGTGCCCCGCAGGGTGTGCTCGGTTATGTTGTGGCGATCTTCGCTGCTGACGAGGGCGAGATCGCGAACCTGGCCGTCTCGCCGGCGGCCCAGGGCAAGGGCGTGGGGGGACGGCTGCTGGATGCCACCCTGGCCGAAGCCGCACGGCGAAGGTGCACGGCACTGTACCTTGAGGTCCGGGAGTCGAACGCGGCGGCACGCAAGCTTTATGGATCGCGCGGGTTTGCGGAGATCGGACGGCGGATGGGGTATTATCAGAAGCCAGTGGAGGATGCGCTGTTGTTGCGGCGGCTTGTCGCCTCAAGGCTAAAGTAG
- a CDS encoding single-stranded DNA-binding protein, whose product MSRSLNKVTLIGNLGSDPEVRSTTGGNRVATFSLATSRAWSGANGERQEKTEWHRCVVWNSKSSQLADVVEKYVHKGDKLFVEGRIEYRQWQDKEGQTRYSTEINVRELIMLSAPRGGGGGDFEGEAPPRASRTPTPKAKAGAGSDESFEDFPEALQDQDDDLPF is encoded by the coding sequence GTGAGTCGGAGCTTGAACAAGGTGACGTTGATCGGAAACTTGGGCAGCGATCCCGAGGTGCGGTCGACCACCGGTGGAAATCGCGTGGCGACGTTTTCTCTCGCCACCAGCCGCGCGTGGAGCGGGGCCAACGGGGAACGCCAGGAAAAGACCGAGTGGCACCGTTGCGTGGTCTGGAACAGCAAGTCGTCACAGCTCGCCGACGTCGTTGAAAAGTACGTCCACAAGGGTGACAAGCTGTTCGTCGAGGGGCGGATCGAATACCGTCAGTGGCAGGACAAAGAAGGCCAGACTCGCTACAGCACCGAGATCAACGTGCGGGAACTGATCATGCTCAGCGCGCCGCGGGGCGGCGGGGGCGGAGACTTCGAGGGCGAAGCGCCGCCGAGAGCCAGCCGAACGCCGACACCCAAGGCGAAGGCCGGAGCCGGTTCCGACGAGTCGTTCGAAGACTTCCCGGAAGCACTCCAGGACCAGGACGACGACCTGCCGTTCTGA
- a CDS encoding LysM peptidoglycan-binding domain-containing protein: MRTRTLGALLAAALIAPAALAGQQPTGTTSVPQSHTVVKGETLWGLAQQFLGDPFKWPDIYELNKASVANPHWIYPGQVFKLPGTVTSVGVTVVTPPAGPPPTDTAAKAVAVTEPARVTTAVAEPVENTSTGRTVFQRESPPPRPEESRGERSAPPPTVLPGEYFAAPYVVSATTIPGAGRIMQSGDVNPRGQIDSRTIFKAYDDVLVDPPAGAAGAKGERYMALRLGPSIPGVGQVMIPVGVLKVTRARTGTDAVMTQVVNLYGELRPNQILVAMDSAAPSSTVRPSPVADGQETEVKWVLSDPVLPTVNSYVVLGLTAADGVKPGDEFVLFRAGQPGASLADPATPEIPLGRAKAVRVTPFGTTAIVTAQEQPAINVGVLARLSAKMP; the protein is encoded by the coding sequence ATGCGAACCCGCACCCTTGGCGCCCTACTCGCCGCCGCGCTGATCGCCCCAGCGGCGTTGGCCGGCCAGCAGCCGACCGGCACCACATCCGTTCCCCAGAGCCATACCGTGGTGAAGGGCGAGACTCTGTGGGGCCTCGCGCAACAGTTTCTGGGCGATCCGTTCAAGTGGCCGGACATCTACGAACTGAACAAGGCGAGCGTCGCCAATCCGCACTGGATTTATCCCGGGCAGGTGTTCAAGCTGCCTGGCACGGTGACGAGCGTGGGAGTGACAGTGGTCACGCCGCCTGCGGGCCCGCCGCCCACGGACACGGCTGCCAAGGCCGTCGCCGTGACCGAGCCTGCCCGGGTGACCACGGCCGTAGCGGAACCGGTGGAGAACACCTCGACGGGCCGGACGGTGTTCCAGCGCGAGTCGCCGCCGCCTCGCCCCGAGGAATCCCGGGGAGAGCGTTCGGCGCCGCCACCGACAGTACTCCCCGGCGAATACTTCGCGGCGCCGTACGTCGTCTCGGCCACCACGATTCCGGGTGCCGGACGGATCATGCAGTCCGGCGATGTCAATCCGCGGGGCCAGATTGACTCGCGAACCATCTTCAAGGCGTACGACGACGTGCTCGTCGATCCGCCGGCCGGCGCCGCGGGCGCGAAGGGCGAGCGGTACATGGCCTTGCGTCTAGGGCCGTCGATCCCAGGCGTTGGCCAGGTGATGATCCCGGTCGGAGTCTTGAAGGTCACACGGGCCCGCACGGGCACCGACGCCGTGATGACCCAAGTCGTGAACCTCTACGGTGAGCTGCGCCCCAACCAAATCCTCGTAGCGATGGACTCTGCGGCGCCGTCGAGCACGGTGCGGCCATCTCCGGTTGCCGACGGGCAGGAGACAGAGGTCAAGTGGGTGCTCTCCGACCCCGTGCTGCCGACGGTGAACAGCTACGTGGTGCTCGGCCTCACGGCGGCCGACGGTGTGAAGCCAGGTGACGAATTTGTGCTCTTCAGGGCAGGCCAGCCCGGTGCTTCATTGGCCGATCCCGCGACGCCGGAAATCCCGCTCGGGCGCGCGAAGGCCGTCCGCGTGACGCCCTTCGGCACCACGGCGATCGTGACGGCGCAGGAGCAGCCGGCGATCAACGTAGGCGTCCTTGCGCGCCTCTCGGCGAAGATGCCGTAA
- the ccsA gene encoding cytochrome c biogenesis protein CcsA: protein MIAIAHFLAISLYLAAAALAASPFVRPVNAPLRGVLALLSAAVAVHLGALVVLAVRTGHVYVAGLGPSLSLAGLVLAATLLVVEFLAHDVSLTLVAAPLAAVPTACASVIGFARSAEPSGTQGVWLVAHIALSFMGIAAFATAAVAGVMYLVERRQLKLGRLDAMFRLFPPLATLDRVNHVAALAGWLGLTVGVVLAVSYALEYGGMRPEQLAWGVAAWLGVSGVALGRVVRGWQAHRAAIWSSVSFTVVVLLYVVLRVAGPVAGKFH, encoded by the coding sequence ATGATCGCGATCGCCCATTTCCTCGCCATCTCGCTCTATCTGGCCGCCGCCGCCCTGGCGGCGAGCCCGTTCGTGCGTCCTGTGAACGCACCCCTTCGGGGAGTGCTTGCACTCCTGAGCGCGGCCGTGGCGGTGCATCTCGGTGCGCTGGTCGTGCTGGCCGTTCGCACCGGGCACGTGTACGTAGCGGGGCTCGGACCGTCGCTTTCTCTGGCCGGATTGGTGCTGGCGGCGACCCTGCTCGTCGTGGAATTCCTGGCGCACGATGTGAGCCTCACGCTGGTCGCGGCCCCACTCGCGGCAGTGCCGACGGCATGTGCCAGCGTAATTGGCTTTGCGCGCTCGGCCGAACCGTCGGGCACCCAGGGAGTCTGGCTGGTCGCCCACATTGCCCTGAGCTTCATGGGAATTGCGGCGTTCGCGACGGCGGCGGTCGCGGGCGTGATGTATCTCGTTGAGCGGCGGCAGCTCAAGTTGGGGCGCTTGGACGCGATGTTCCGGCTCTTCCCGCCGCTGGCGACGCTCGACCGGGTGAATCACGTGGCCGCCCTGGCGGGATGGCTCGGCCTCACGGTTGGCGTCGTGCTGGCCGTCTCCTACGCCCTCGAATACGGCGGGATGCGTCCGGAGCAGTTGGCGTGGGGCGTGGCCGCGTGGCTCGGGGTGAGTGGCGTCGCGCTGGGACGGGTGGTGCGCGGTTGGCAGGCTCATCGCGCGGCGATCTGGTCGAGCGTCTCGTTCACGGTCGTGGTGCTGCTGTATGTGGTGCTGCGCGTCGCCGGCCCAGTGGCGGGGAAGTTCCATTGA